In one Solanum lycopersicum chromosome 11, SLM_r2.1 genomic region, the following are encoded:
- the LOC101256835 gene encoding UPF0496 protein 1, giving the protein MGNECTKPKKQSRAAKPESDGVSPDLSSYESACEEDPELGRFDSALKARTSLALNSIAVNSDYNSLSLESLRDVTLCFLDMNQGVVNFILESKKDIWKDPDIFDLVKDYLDSSIHIMNFCSSLDDSLERARNSQSIIQVALTKFENEINGNQGDSQLLFTETLQQFKSFKAAGDPFTAKFFSSFQAVYTHQNALLTKLKSKMSKLDKKLNRVKTWKRVSNIIFATVFVSAIICSIVAAAVTAPPMVTALAAAASVPLGTVGKWINSMWNKYEDELKRDRGILNSMEAGTFLVIQDLVNIQVLVDKLQIIFEGLLHSANFAINGADSVTSAMEEVKKNVNGFSETIELLSDHAKKCSQDISMARTVILRRIVSQPSSSNQGSGMFFD; this is encoded by the coding sequence ATGGGTAATGAGTGCACTAAACCCAAGAAGCAGAGCCGAGCGGCGAAACCAGAAAGTGATGGGGTTTCACCAGATCTAAGCTCATATGAATCAGCTTGTGAAGAAGATCCAGAACTTGGACGGTTTGATTCTGCTCTTAAAGCAAGAACATCTTTAGCTCTCAATTCTATAGCTGTTAACTCCGACTATAATTCCCTTTCTCTTGAGTCTTTACGTGATGTTACTTTATGCTTCCTAGATATGAACCAAGGTGTTGTCAATTTCATTCTTGAAAGCAAAAAAGATATATGGAAAGACCCAGATATCTTTGATCTTGTTAAGGATTATCTTGACAGTAGTATTCACATTATGAACTTCTGTTCTTCTCTTGATGACTCTCTTGAACGTGCTCGAAATAGTCAGTCAATAATTCAAGTAGCACTTACAAAGTTTGAGAATGAGATCAATGGAAATCAAGGGGATTCACAACTTCTCTTTACAGAAACTTTACAACAATTCAAGAGTTTTAAGGCTGCTGGTGACCCTTTTACTGCTAAGTTTTTCTCATCATTTCAGGCAGTTTATACGCACCAAAATGCCTTGTTGACTAAACTCAAGTCAAAAATGAGTAAACTTGATAAGAAATTGAATAGAGTCAAGACTTGGAAGAGAGTGTCCAATATCATTTTTGCTACTGTGTTTGTTTCTGCTATAATTTGCTCAATTGTTGCTGCAGCTGTCACAGCACCACCAATGGTGACAGCATTAGCAGCTGCAGCCTCAGTGCCCTTGGGGACAGTGGGGAAATGGATAAATTCCATGTGGAACAAGTATGAGGATGAGTTGAAGAGGGATAGGGGCATATTGAATTCAATGGAGGCTGGTACTTTTCTTGTGATTCAAGACTTGGTAAATATTCAGGTTTTGGTGGATAAATTGCAGATAATTTTTGAGGGGTTGTTGCATAGTGCAAATTTTGCAATCAACGGAGCTGATTCAGTCACGAGTGCAATGGAAGAGGTCAAGAAGAATGTGAATGGCTTTTCAGAAACCATTGAGCTTTTGAGTGACCATGCTAAAAAATGTAGCCAAGATATTAGCATGGCGCGAACTGTGATCTTGCGCAGGATTGTCAGCCAACCCAGTAGCTCGAATCAGGGCTCTGGTATGTTCTTTGACTGA